The genomic segment AATTTATAGAAATGTTGGTTATTTAATAACCTTAATGACACGTTGTGAAAAATAGTGACATAACTGTTAATTACATTTTTCGCGGTTGGTGTAAAATTACTTTGGCAAAGTATGTGCTACAAAGGTGAGTATAAGCAAGGTTTAATTTAAATAAGTCTTAAGAGGTAGAATTTCAAATGGATAGATCAAAACCCTTTTCAGAATTAACAGAAGAAGATTGGCAAGGGCGTTTAACACAAGAAGAGTTTGATATTTGTAGAAAACAAGGTACAGAAGCCCCTTTTTCTGGCAAGTTATTGCATAATAAATCGACAGGGAAATATGCCTGCACTTGCTGTCAGACAATTTTATTTGAATCTGAAAACAAGTACGATTCAGGTTGTGGTTGGCCAAGTTTTGATGCGCCAATTAATAAAGATGTGCTTCGTTATTTGAAAGATAGCAGTTATGGAATGGAGAGAGTTGAGATCAGGTGCAGGACTTGCGATTGTCATTTAGGGCATGTATTTAATGATGGACCTAAAACGACAGGTGAGCGTTTTTGTGTTAATTCAATTTCTTTAAGTTTTAATGACGATGTGATAGCGGAATGAAAATACAGAAGTAGCTTTTCATTTCGTTATTGAAAAAAGAAGTTAGAAAGTAATGAAGGTATGGCGTTGGCCTTCATTACTTAAATAAATTATTGATGAACATAGCCATACCAGTAATAAATAGAGCATTTAATTAATGATATAAGCTAAGTTTTTATTTTATTTCAGCTGGTAGCAATGAGGCTTTAAAGTTTTGATTCTTGATGCTTTCAGTTATAGCTTCACTGAATTGTCCTAATTTTTCTTTTTCTATAGCAGAAAATTTATACAGCAAAGACAGTTGTTTTTCAGAAGCAACTTGAAGTTCAAACTCTTTCCCAACTAACGCCCAGATATAAGCGTGTTCTTTATTATTTTCTTTGTGGTTAATACTTGCTAAAGATTTAATAACTGTAGCGTGCAGATTTTTTTCATAATCATCTTCTGTAAGTAGTTCTAGAGCATGATTTAAAATCAAAATTGTTTTATTACCATCTCGTTGAGTATAGAAAGTCGCTAGAGCATATTGTAATTCTGTTGATTCTAATTTTGTAGTGCCTTCAAGTTGTAAAAATTCACGTAATGCGTTTTTATCACCGGTTACCCAACGATAATAAAGCACTTTAGGCTCTTTTGAATCTTGTAGATCAAGTGATATTGCTTCAATTGCATCATAAGTATGCAATAAAGCTTCTGAGCGTTTAGATTTAACTTCTTTAGCGGTAATAGGTTCAATTTGTGCTGCTGAACCTAAACATTGTTGATAATTATAAGTGAGTTTAATCGTGTTTAGTTTATCTAAATCATGTTGACTTTTTAATGTTTTAAAACGGCTTAAAATGAGAGCGTCACGCTGACGTAAGCATTGTCCATCATGCATGTTTAATTGATTACATTGTAAACCCTTGTGCTCTTCACATAACTGTTCAGTAGTAGGGGTTGAGTCAAAGCATGCTGATAACAAAAGAGTCGTCAGAGTGAGTAAAGAAAACCTTTGAATAGTTGAAAACATGATAATCCTATATATAGAAGAGGGAAGTGTGATCCATTACTCTTATTTATCGGCACTTTGTTGACTAACATTAATGAAAAGATATCGTTTACTTGTCGTTAGATATGGAGTGAATGATGGACGTAAATAAATTATTAGAATCGATGACCCCAGACGTGTTTCAAAATTTGCAATATGCAGTAGAAACAGGAAAGTGGCATAATGGAACCCCTTTGTCTGCTGAGCAACGAAGCACTTGTATGCAAGCGATGATGCTGTACCAATCGAAACATAATAAAGATGCACAACATATGACAGTGGCAGAAGGTGGTGAAATTGCCTTTAAATCAAAAGCTGAATTAAAGAAGCAATTCTCTAAAGGGCAAGAAGATATTGTGCGTGTTAATATATCTCTGGATTAATGTAACTATAATGTTTAAATTATCAGCAATAAGAATATAAATGCTACATTGCTCCCAAAATGAATTTATAATATTGTCGATAGGGATTTACTCAAGTAGATTATCGACAATTTAATAAATTATAAGACGTTATTATGAAAAAACCAAAGGACAGGTTCTTACTAAATTTGCAGCATTTGCCGCTGTATTCGTTTTACTTGCAGTGATTGCCGCTCCAAAATTCCTCGGGGGTGAGACTGTAAATAGCGCATCACAAGGAACTTTAACCCTTTATTCTGAATAATATAGCCCCGTTTCTTTTCTGAGCCAACGATCTTATGAGTGATTTGTGATTACTCGACTCTCTGGCTCAGGAAGCTGTCCCCCACAATGCCTGCAATGAATAGAATCCGATTCATGCCCGCTTTTTAAGCAGTTAGGGCAGCGAACTAAATTTCGATGAGTATTCATTTCTTGATTTAACTCTGCAGTAATGATGCCCGTTGGTACCGCTAAAATAGAATAGCCTAATAACATTGTTATGGATGCTATTGCTTTCCCCAATGCGGTATGAGGTACTAAATCACCATATCCAACCGTTGTTATTGTTACTATTGCCCAAT from the Aliivibrio wodanis genome contains:
- the msrB gene encoding peptide methionine sulfoxide reductase MsrB: MDRSKPFSELTEEDWQGRLTQEEFDICRKQGTEAPFSGKLLHNKSTGKYACTCCQTILFESENKYDSGCGWPSFDAPINKDVLRYLKDSSYGMERVEIRCRTCDCHLGHVFNDGPKTTGERFCVNSISLSFNDDVIAE
- a CDS encoding putative lipoprotein, coding for MFSTIQRFSLLTLTTLLLSACFDSTPTTEQLCEEHKGLQCNQLNMHDGQCLRQRDALILSRFKTLKSQHDLDKLNTIKLTYNYQQCLGSAAQIEPITAKEVKSKRSEALLHTYDAIEAISLDLQDSKEPKVLYYRWVTGDKNALREFLQLEGTTKLESTELQYALATFYTQRDGNKTILILNHALELLTEDDYEKNLHATVIKSLASINHKENNKEHAYIWALVGKEFELQVASEKQLSLLYKFSAIEKEKLGQFSEAITESIKNQNFKASLLPAEIK
- a CDS encoding putative exported protein, giving the protein MRRYYEKTKGQVLTKFAAFAAVFVLLAVIAAPKFLGGETVNSASQGTLTLYSE